The following are from one region of the Escherichia sp. E4742 genome:
- the yfhM gene encoding alpha2-macroglobulin, with translation MKKLRLAACMLMLALAGCDNNDNAPTAVKKDTSSEVAKESSSTNATSAKLSSPARQKLAQQSAGKALTLLDLSEVQLDGAATLVLTFSVPLDPDQDFSRVIHVVDKKSGKVDGAWELSDNLKELRLRHLEPKRDLIVTIGKEVKALNNATFSKDYEKTITTRDIQPSVGFASRGSLLPGKVVEGLPVMALNVNNVDVNFFRVKPESLPAFISQWEYRNSLANWQSDKLLEMADLVYTGRFDLNPARNTREKLLLPLGDIKPLQQAGVYLAVMNQAGHYDYSNPATLFTLSDIGVSAHRYHNRLDIFTQSLENGAAQQGIEVSLLNEKGQTLTQATSDSQGHVQLEYDKNAALLLARKDGQTTLLDLKLPALDLAEFNIAGAPGYSKQFFMFGPRDLYRPGETVILNGLLRDADGKALPDQPIKLDVIKPDGQVLRSVVSQPENGLYHFTWPLDSTAATGMWHIRANTGDNQYRMWDFHVEDFMPERMALNLTGEKTPLTPKDEVKFSVVGYYLYGAPANGNTLQGQLFLRPLREAVSALPGFEFGDIAAENLSRSLDEVQLTLDDKGRGEVSTESQWKETHSPLQVIFQGSLLESGGRPVTRRAEQAIWPADVLPGIRPQFSSKSVYDYRTDSMVKQPIVDEDSNAVFDIVYSDAQGVKKAVSGLQVRLIRERRDYYWNWSEDEGWKSQFDQKDLIENEQTLDLKADETGKVSFPVEWGAYRLEVKAPNEAVSSVRFWAGYSWQDSSDGSGAVRPDRVTLKLDKASYRPGDTIKLHIAAPTAGKGYAMVESSEGPLWWQEIDVPAQGLDLTIPVDKTWNRHDLYLSTLVVRPGDKSRSATPKRAVGVLHLPLGDENRRLDLALETPAKMRPNQPLTVKIKASTKNGEKPKQVNVLVSAVDSGVLNITDYVTPDPWQAFFGQKRYGADIYDIYGQVIEGQGRLAALRFGGDGDELKRGGKPPVNHVNIVAQQALPVTLNEQGEGTVTLPIGDFNGELRVMAQAWTADDFGSNESKVVVAAPVIAELNMPRFMASGDTSRLTLDITNLTDKPQKLNVALTASGLLELVSNSPTPVELAPGVRTTLFIPVRALTGFGDGEIQATISGLALPGETVADQHKQWKIGVRPAFPAQTVNYGTALQPGETWALPADGLQNFSPVTLEGQLLLSGKPPLNIARYIKELRAYPYGCLEQTTSGLFPSLYTNAAQLQALGIKGDSDDKRRAAVDIGISRLLQMQRDNGGFALWDKNGDEEYWLTAYVMDFLVRAGEQGYSVPTEAINRGNERLLRYLQDPGMMSIPYADNLKASKFAVQSYAALVLARQQKAPLGALREIWERRADAASGLPLLQLGVALKTMGDATRGEEAIALALKTPRNDERKWLGDYGSPLRDNALMLSLLEENKLLPDAQQALLNTLSQQAFGERWLSTQESNALFLAARTLQDLPGKWQAQTSLSAEPLTGEKAQTNNLNSDQLATLQVTNRGDQPLWLRVDASGYPQSAPQPASNVLQIERHILGTDGKSKSLDSLRSGDLVLVWLQVKATNSVPDALVVDLLPAGLELENQNLANGSASLEQSGSEVQNLLNQMQQANIKHIEFRDDRFVAAVAVDEYQPVTLVYLAQAVTPGTYQVPQPMVESMYVPQWRATGAAEDLLIIRP, from the coding sequence ATGAAAAAGTTACGCTTAGCCGCCTGTATGTTGATGCTGGCGCTGGCAGGGTGCGACAACAACGATAACGCGCCAACTGCAGTGAAAAAAGATACGTCTTCTGAAGTTGCTAAAGAGTCATCTTCGACAAATGCGACTTCTGCGAAACTCTCCTCGCCGGCGCGACAAAAACTGGCACAACAGAGTGCGGGTAAGGCACTGACATTGCTGGATCTCTCTGAGGTCCAACTCGATGGCGCAGCCACGCTGGTACTGACTTTCTCTGTCCCCCTCGACCCGGATCAGGACTTCTCGCGTGTTATTCATGTCGTCGATAAAAAGAGCGGCAAAGTGGATGGTGCCTGGGAGTTGTCAGATAATCTCAAAGAACTGCGTTTACGCCACCTCGAACCGAAACGTGATTTGATCGTCACTATTGGCAAGGAAGTTAAGGCACTCAATAACGCAACCTTCAGTAAAGATTACGAAAAAACCATCACCACCCGCGATATCCAACCCAGCGTCGGCTTTGCCAGCCGTGGTTCGCTGCTACCTGGAAAAGTCGTGGAAGGACTGCCGGTAATGGCGCTCAACGTTAACAATGTCGATGTTAACTTCTTCCGTGTTAAGCCGGAATCGCTGCCAGCGTTCATTAGCCAGTGGGAATATCGTAACTCACTGGCGAACTGGCAATCGGACAAACTGTTGGAGATGGCGGACCTGGTCTATACCGGGCGGTTTGATCTCAATCCTGCGCGTAACACCCGCGAAAAATTATTGCTGCCGCTGGGCGATATCAAGCCGCTTCAGCAGGCGGGCGTGTATTTGGCTGTAATGAATCAGGCCGGACATTACGATTACAGTAATCCAGCCACGTTATTTACGTTAAGTGATATCGGCGTATCGGCCCACCGTTATCACAATCGTCTGGATATCTTTACTCAAAGCCTGGAAAACGGCGCGGCCCAGCAAGGAATTGAAGTCTCGCTATTAAATGAGAAAGGGCAGACTCTGACTCAGGCGACCAGTGATTCACAGGGCCATGTGCAGTTGGAATATGATAAAAACGCGGCGCTACTGCTGGCGCGTAAAGACGGTCAAACAACGCTGCTCGATTTAAAACTACCGGCACTGGACTTAGCGGAATTTAACATTGCTGGCGCGCCAGGCTACAGCAAACAGTTCTTTATGTTTGGCCCGCGCGATCTTTATCGCCCTGGCGAAACGGTAATCCTCAACGGCTTACTGCGTGATGCAGACGGTAAAGCTCTGCCGGATCAACCCATCAAACTGGACGTGATTAAACCTGACGGGCAGGTACTGCGTAGTGTTGTTAGCCAGCCGGAAAATGGCCTCTACCACTTTACCTGGCCGCTGGATAGCACTGCGGCAACCGGAATGTGGCATATCCGAGCCAACACTGGGGATAACCAATATCGGATGTGGGATTTCCACGTCGAAGATTTTATGCCGGAGCGCATGGCGTTGAATCTGACCGGCGAGAAAACGCCATTAACGCCAAAAGACGAAGTGAAATTCTCCGTGGTGGGGTACTACCTGTACGGTGCGCCCGCTAATGGCAATACCTTGCAGGGACAGCTTTTCCTGCGACCGCTGCGTGAAGCGGTTTCTGCATTGCCTGGTTTCGAATTTGGCGATATTGCGGCCGAAAACCTTTCCCGCTCGCTGGATGAAGTTCAGTTGACGCTGGATGATAAAGGGCGCGGCGAAGTTTCTACAGAAAGCCAGTGGAAGGAAACGCATTCCCCATTGCAGGTTATTTTCCAGGGGAGCTTGCTGGAATCTGGCGGTCGCCCGGTGACGCGCCGTGCTGAACAGGCTATCTGGCCTGCCGATGTGCTGCCAGGGATCCGTCCGCAGTTCTCTTCAAAATCAGTTTACGATTATCGCACTGATAGCATGGTAAAACAGCCCATTGTTGATGAAGACAGTAACGCTGTTTTTGATATCGTTTATAGCGATGCGCAGGGCGTGAAAAAAGCAGTTTCGGGCTTGCAGGTACGACTGATTCGCGAACGTCGCGATTACTACTGGAACTGGTCGGAAGATGAAGGCTGGAAGTCACAGTTCGATCAAAAAGATCTGATCGAAAATGAGCAAACGCTGGATCTGAAAGCGGACGAAACCGGCAAGGTAAGTTTTCCGGTAGAGTGGGGCGCTTATCGTCTGGAAGTCAAAGCGCCGAATGAAGCGGTCAGTAGCGTGCGTTTTTGGGCCGGATATAGCTGGCAGGACAGTAGCGACGGTAGCGGCGCAGTGCGTCCGGACCGTGTCACGCTGAAACTGGATAAAGCCAGTTATCGCCCAGGCGACACCATTAAGTTGCATATCGCCGCGCCAACGGCGGGTAAAGGTTATGCGATGGTCGAGTCCAGTGAAGGGCCGCTGTGGTGGCAAGAGATTGATGTTCCGGCTCAAGGGCTGGATCTGACGATTCCGGTCGATAAAACCTGGAATCGTCATGATCTTTATTTGAGTACTCTGGTGGTGCGTCCTGGCGATAAATCTCGCTCCGCGACGCCAAAACGCGCGGTTGGTGTGTTGCATTTGCCGCTTGGTGATGAAAACCGTCGCCTCGATCTGGCGCTGGAAACACCAGCAAAAATGCGTCCCAATCAACCATTAACCGTGAAAATTAAAGCCAGCACTAAAAATGGCGAGAAGCCTAAACAGGTGAATGTGCTGGTGTCTGCCGTTGATAGTGGTGTGCTGAATATTACTGACTACGTCACGCCAGATCCGTGGCAGGCGTTCTTTGGCCAGAAACGCTATGGCGCAGACATTTACGATATTTACGGTCAGGTTATTGAAGGTCAGGGGCGTCTGGCTGCACTGCGTTTTGGTGGCGATGGTGATGAACTGAAACGCGGTGGCAAACCGCCAGTAAATCACGTCAATATTGTCGCGCAACAGGCGCTGCCGGTAACGCTCAATGAACAGGGCGAAGGCACGGTTACATTGCCGATTGGCGATTTTAACGGTGAATTGCGCGTCATGGCGCAAGCATGGACAGCAGATGATTTCGGCAGTAACGAAAGCAAAGTGGTTGTTGCCGCACCCGTGATAGCGGAACTGAACATGCCGCGCTTTATGGCTAGCGGCGATACCTCACGTCTGACGCTGGATATCACTAATCTTACTGATAAACCGCAAAAACTTAACGTTGCTCTGACCGCCAGTGGCTTGCTTGAACTGGTGAGTAATTCCCCCACACCTGTTGAATTAGCGCCAGGTGTGCGAACCACGCTGTTTATCCCGGTGCGTGCTCTGACGGGGTTTGGCGATGGTGAAATTCAGGCCACCATTAGCGGGTTAGCGTTACCTGGTGAAACCGTTGCCGATCAGCATAAGCAGTGGAAAATCGGCGTCCGTCCGGCATTCCCGGCACAAACGGTCAATTACGGTACGGCGTTACAGCCTGGTGAAACCTGGGCGCTCCCGGCTGATGGTTTGCAAAACTTCTCTCCTGTTACGCTGGAAGGGCAGTTGTTATTGAGCGGCAAACCACCGCTGAACATCGCACGTTATATTAAAGAGTTAAGAGCGTATCCATACGGCTGTCTGGAGCAAACCACCAGCGGCCTGTTTCCGTCACTTTATACCAATGCAGCCCAACTGCAGGCGTTGGGTATAAAAGGTGACAGCGATGATAAACGCCGTGCGGCAGTCGATATTGGCATTTCGCGTTTGCTGCAAATGCAACGGGATAACGGCGGCTTTGCCCTGTGGGATAAAAACGGTGACGAAGAGTACTGGTTGACCGCCTACGTGATGGATTTCCTTGTCCGCGCAGGTGAACAGGGTTACAGCGTGCCGACAGAAGCCATTAATCGTGGAAACGAGCGTCTGCTGCGCTATTTACAAGATCCGGGCATGATGTCGATTCCGTACGCTGATAATCTTAAAGCCAGTAAGTTTGCCGTTCAGTCTTACGCTGCACTGGTCCTGGCCCGGCAGCAAAAAGCGCCGCTGGGTGCGCTACGTGAAATCTGGGAGCGTCGTGCAGATGCGGCTTCTGGCTTACCGCTGCTGCAACTTGGCGTTGCGCTGAAAACCATGGGTGATGCGACGCGTGGTGAAGAAGCGATTGCGCTGGCGCTGAAAACGCCGCGTAACGATGAACGGAAATGGCTGGGCGATTACGGTAGCCCACTGCGCGACAACGCGCTGATGCTCTCTTTACTTGAAGAGAACAAGCTACTGCCTGATGCACAGCAGGCATTGCTTAACACTCTTTCACAGCAGGCATTTGGCGAACGTTGGCTCTCGACCCAGGAAAGTAACGCGCTGTTCCTGGCTGCCCGTACTCTTCAGGATTTACCGGGTAAATGGCAAGCGCAAACGTCTTTGTCTGCCGAGCCGCTGACAGGCGAGAAAGCGCAAACCAACAATCTGAATAGCGATCAACTTGCCACCTTGCAGGTGACCAACCGTGGTGACCAGCCGTTATGGCTGCGCGTGGATGCCAGCGGTTATCCGCAATCCGCACCACAACCAGCGAGCAATGTGCTGCAAATTGAGCGTCATATTCTTGGTACTGACGGTAAGAGCAAATCGCTGGACTCGTTACGTAGCGGCGATCTGGTGCTGGTTTGGTTGCAGGTAAAAGCGACTAACAGCGTGCCAGATGCGCTGGTGGTTGATTTGCTACCAGCGGGTCTGGAACTGGAAAACCAGAACCTGGCTAACGGCAGCGCCAGTCTGGAGCAAAGTGGTAGCGAAGTGCAAAACCTGCTTAATCAAATGCAACAAGCGAACATTAAGCATATTGAGTTTCGTGACGATCGCTTTGTGGCGGCGGTTGCCGTTGATGAATACCAGCCGGTTACGCTGGTGTATCTGGCGCAGGCGGTGACGCCGGGAACGTATCAGGTGCCGCAGCCGATGGTGGAATCGATGTATGTTCCTCAATGGCGGGCGACCGGCGCGGCTGAAGATCTGCTGATTATCAGACCGTAA
- the sseA gene encoding 3-mercaptopyruvate sulfurtransferase, translating to MSTTWFVGADWLAEHIDDPEIQIIDARMAPPGQEERNVAQEYLNGHIPGAVFFDIEALSDHTSPLPHMLPRPETFAVAMRELGVNQDKHLIVYDEGNLFSAPRAWWMLRTLGVEKVSILGGGLAGWQRDDLLLEEGAVELPEGEFNVAFTPEAVVKVTDVLLASHEKTAQIIDARPAARFNAEVDEPRAGLRRGHIPGALNVPWTELVREGELKTTDELDAIFFGRGVSYDKPIIVSCGSGVTAAVVLLALATLDVPNVKLYDGAWSEWGARADLPVEPVK from the coding sequence ATGTCCACGACATGGTTTGTAGGAGCCGACTGGCTCGCCGAACATATTGATGACCCGGAAATTCAGATTATTGATGCTCGTATGGCGCCGCCCGGGCAGGAAGAGCGTAACGTTGCCCAGGAGTATCTCAATGGGCATATCCCCGGTGCAGTATTTTTCGATATCGAAGCTCTTTCTGATCATACATCCCCACTTCCGCACATGCTGCCTCGCCCGGAAACGTTCGCCGTCGCGATGCGTGAACTGGGCGTTAATCAGGACAAGCATCTGATTGTCTATGATGAAGGAAACCTATTTTCTGCGCCGCGCGCGTGGTGGATGCTGCGCACTTTGGGTGTGGAGAAAGTGTCAATCCTTGGCGGTGGCTTAGCGGGCTGGCAACGTGATGATCTGCTGTTAGAAGAAGGCGCAGTGGAACTGCCGGAAGGAGAGTTTAACGTCGCGTTTACCCCGGAAGCCGTGGTGAAAGTGACCGATGTGTTATTGGCAAGTCATGAAAAAACGGCACAAATTATCGATGCCCGCCCGGCTGCGCGTTTTAACGCGGAAGTTGATGAACCTCGCGCAGGTTTACGTCGCGGACATATTCCCGGCGCGCTGAATGTTCCATGGACAGAACTGGTGCGCGAAGGCGAACTGAAAACGACCGATGAACTGGATGCGATATTTTTTGGTCGCGGCGTCAGCTATGACAAACCAATTATTGTCAGCTGCGGCTCTGGTGTAACGGCAGCCGTGGTTTTGTTGGCACTCGCAACGCTGGATGTGCCAAACGTAAAACTGTACGACGGCGCATGGAGTGAATGGGGCGCGCGAGCAGATTTACCGGTCGAGCCAGTGAAATAA
- the timP gene encoding small toxic inner membrane protein TimP, with product MKIRCFCIVLIVSGALFSEVNNNRSLSGNNLLVVNNLQNSR from the coding sequence ATGAAGATACGGTGCTTTTGTATCGTACTTATTGTTTCTGGTGCGCTGTTTTCCGAAGTAAATAATAACCGGAGTCTCTCCGGTAACAATTTACTGGTGGTTAACAACCTTCAGAACAGCAGGTAA
- the sseB gene encoding enhanced serine sensitivity protein SseB, translated as MSETKNELEDLLEKAATEPAHRPAFFRALLESTVWVPGTAAQGEAVVEDSALDLQHWEKEDGTSVIPFFTSLEALQQAVEDEQAFVVMPVRTLFEITLGETLFLNAKLPTGKEFMPREISLLIGEEGNPLSSQEVLEGGESLILSEVAVPPAQMIDSLTTLFKTIKPVKRAFICSIKENEEAQPNLLIGIEADGDIEEIIQAAGSVATDTLPGDEPIDICQVKKGEKGISHFITEHIAPFYERRWGGFLRDFKQNRIIYSK; from the coding sequence ATGTCCGAAACAAAAAACGAACTTGAAGACCTGCTGGAAAAAGCAGCAACCGAACCGGCGCACCGTCCGGCCTTTTTCCGTGCTCTACTGGAATCCACCGTCTGGGTGCCTGGTACGGCGGCGCAGGGCGAGGCTGTGGTTGAAGATAGCGCGCTTGATTTACAGCACTGGGAAAAAGAAGACGGCACCAGCGTCATTCCTTTTTTTACCTCGTTAGAAGCACTTCAACAGGCGGTTGAGGACGAACAGGCATTTGTCGTAATGCCCGTTCGCACATTGTTTGAGATAACCCTTGGCGAAACGCTCTTCCTTAATGCCAAACTGCCAACCGGTAAAGAATTTATGCCGCGTGAAATCAGTTTGTTGATTGGTGAAGAAGGGAATCCGCTGAGTAGCCAGGAAGTACTGGAAGGCGGTGAATCGCTGATATTATCGGAAGTCGCAGTGCCGCCAGCACAAATGATTGATTCACTCACCACCTTATTTAAAACCATTAAGCCAGTGAAGCGTGCTTTTATTTGTTCAATTAAAGAGAACGAAGAGGCACAGCCTAATTTACTTATTGGCATTGAAGCCGATGGTGATATCGAAGAAATTATTCAGGCGGCGGGAAGTGTAGCGACCGATACATTACCTGGCGATGAACCAATCGATATTTGTCAGGTGAAAAAAGGGGAAAAAGGAATTAGCCACTTTATTACCGAACATATTGCGCCATTCTATGAACGTCGCTGGGGTGGTTTTTTGCGTGACTTTAAACAGAATCGGATAATTTACTCTAAATAA
- the pepB gene encoding aminopeptidase PepB, with protein MTEAMKITLSTQPADARWGEKATYSINNDGITLHLNGTDDLGLIQRAARKIDGLGIKHVQLSGEGWDADRCWAFWQGYKAPKGTRKVEWPDLDDAQRQELDNRLMIIDWVRDTINAPAEELGPSQLAQRAVDLISNVAGDRVTYRITKGEDLREQGYMGLHTVGRGSERSPVLLALDYNPTGDKEAPVYACLVGKGITFDSGGYSIKQTAFMDSMKSDMGGAATVTGALAFAITRGLNKRVKLFLCCADNLISGNAFKLGDIITYRNGKKVEVMNTDAEGRLVLADGLIDASAQKPELIIDAATLTGAAKTALGNDYHALFSFDDALAGRLLASAAQENEPFWRLPLAEFHRSQLPSNFAELNNTGSAAYPAGASTAAGFLSHFVENYQQGWLHIDCSATYRKAPVEQWSAGATGLGVRTIANLLTA; from the coding sequence ATGACAGAAGCGATGAAAATTACCCTTTCTACCCAACCTGCCGACGCGCGCTGGGGAGAAAAAGCAACTTACAGCATTAATAATGATGGCATTACCCTGCATTTGAACGGGACAGACGATCTGGGGCTGATCCAGCGTGCGGCGCGCAAGATTGACGGTCTGGGCATCAAGCATGTTCAGCTAAGCGGTGAAGGCTGGGATGCGGATCGTTGCTGGGCATTCTGGCAAGGTTACAAAGCCCCGAAAGGTACGCGTAAAGTGGAGTGGCCGGATCTGGACGATGCCCAGCGTCAGGAACTGGATAACCGCCTGATGATCATCGACTGGGTGCGTGACACCATCAACGCACCGGCTGAAGAACTGGGGCCATCGCAACTGGCACAGCGTGCTGTTGATCTGATCAGCAACGTCGCAGGCGATCGTGTGACTTACCGGATCACCAAAGGCGAAGATCTGCGTGAGCAAGGTTATATGGGGCTGCACACCGTCGGGCGCGGTTCAGAACGTTCTCCGGTATTGCTGGCGCTGGATTACAACCCAACTGGCGATAAAGAAGCGCCGGTGTACGCGTGCCTGGTAGGTAAAGGTATCACCTTTGATTCCGGCGGCTACAGCATCAAACAGACTGCGTTTATGGACTCGATGAAGTCGGACATGGGCGGCGCGGCAACGGTTACCGGGGCGCTGGCATTTGCCATTACTCGTGGATTGAACAAGCGCGTGAAGCTGTTTCTCTGCTGTGCGGATAATCTGATCAGCGGCAATGCGTTCAAGCTGGGCGATATCATCACCTATCGCAACGGTAAAAAAGTTGAAGTGATGAACACTGATGCCGAAGGGCGTCTGGTGCTGGCCGATGGCCTGATTGATGCCAGTGCGCAGAAACCGGAACTGATTATTGATGCAGCGACTCTGACCGGGGCAGCGAAAACCGCACTGGGTAATGATTATCACGCGCTGTTCAGTTTCGACGATGCGCTTGCCGGTCGCTTGCTGGCGAGTGCTGCGCAAGAGAACGAACCGTTCTGGCGTCTGCCGCTGGCGGAGTTCCACCGCAGCCAGCTGCCGTCTAACTTTGCCGAACTGAACAATACCGGAAGCGCGGCGTATCCGGCAGGCGCGAGCACGGCGGCGGGCTTCCTGTCGCACTTTGTTGAGAACTATCAGCAAGGCTGGCTGCATATCGACTGCTCGGCGACTTACCGTAAAGCGCCGGTTGAACAGTGGTCTGCGGGCGCGACCGGGCTGGGTGTGCGCACGATTGCTAATCTGTTAACGGCGTAA
- the iscX gene encoding Fe-S cluster assembly protein IscX: MGLKWTDSREIGEALYDAYPDLDPKTVRFTDMHQWICDLEDFDDDPQASNEKILEAILLVWLDEAE, from the coding sequence ATGGGACTTAAGTGGACCGATAGCCGCGAAATTGGCGAAGCACTGTACGATGCGTATCCCGATCTTGATCCGAAAACGGTTCGATTCACCGATATGCATCAGTGGATTTGCGATCTGGAAGATTTCGACGACGACCCGCAGGCATCGAACGAGAAAATCCTCGAAGCGATTTTGTTGGTCTGGCTTGACGAGGCCGAGTAA
- the fdx gene encoding ISC system 2Fe-2S type ferredoxin, with amino-acid sequence MPKIVILPHQDLCPDGAVLEANSGETILDVALRNGIEIEHACEKSCACTTCHCIVREGFDSLPESSEQEDDMLDKAWGLEPESRLSCQARVTDEDLVVEIPRYTINHAREH; translated from the coding sequence ATGCCAAAGATTGTTATTTTGCCTCATCAGGATCTCTGTCCTGATGGCGCTGTTCTGGAAGCGAATAGCGGTGAAACCATTCTCGACGTTGCGCTGCGTAACGGTATCGAGATTGAACACGCCTGTGAAAAATCCTGTGCTTGCACCACCTGCCACTGCATCGTTCGTGAAGGTTTTGACTCGCTGCCGGAAAGCTCTGAGCAGGAAGACGACATGCTGGACAAAGCCTGGGGGCTGGAGCCAGAAAGCCGTTTAAGCTGCCAGGCGCGCGTCACTGACGAAGATTTAGTGGTCGAAATCCCGCGTTACACTATCAACCATGCGCGTGAGCATTAA
- the hscA gene encoding Fe-S protein assembly chaperone HscA, whose translation MALLQISEPGLSAAPHQRRLAAGIDLGTTNSLVATVRSGQAETLADHEGRHLLPSVVHYQQQGHSVGYDARTNAALDTANTISSVKRLMGRSLADIQQRYPHLPYQFQASENGLPMIETAAGLLNPVRVSADILKALAARATEALAGELDGVVITVPAYFDDAQRQGTKDAARLAGLHVLRLLNEPTAAAIAYGLDSGQEGVIAVYDLGGGTFDISILRLSRGVFEVLATGGDSALGGDDFDHLLADYIREQAGIPDRSDNRVQRELLDAAIAAKIALSDADSVTVNVAGWQGEISREQFNELIAPLVKRTLLACRRALKDAGVEADEVLEVVMVGGSTRVPLVRERVGEFFGRPPLTSIDPDKVVAIGAAIQADILVGNKPDSEMLLLDVIPLSLGLETMGGLVEKVIPRNTTIPVARAQDFTTFKDGQTAMSIHVMQGERELVQDCRSLARFALRGIPALPAGGAHIRVTFQVDADGLLSVTAMEKSTGVEASIQVKPSYGLTDSEIASMIKDSMSYAEQDVKARMLAEQKVEAARVLESLHGALAADAALLSAAERQVIDDAAAHLSEVAQGDDVDAIEQAIKNVDKQTQDFAARRMDQSVRRALKGHSVDEV comes from the coding sequence ATGGCCTTATTACAAATTAGTGAACCTGGTTTGAGTGCTGCGCCGCATCAGCGTCGTCTGGCGGCCGGTATTGACCTGGGCACAACCAACTCACTGGTGGCGACAGTGCGCAGCGGTCAGGCCGAAACGTTAGCCGACCATGAAGGCCGTCACCTGCTGCCGTCTGTTGTTCACTATCAACAGCAAGGGCATTCGGTGGGTTATGACGCGCGTACTAACGCTGCGCTTGACACCGCCAACACCATTAGTTCTGTTAAACGCCTGATGGGGCGCTCGCTGGCTGATATCCAGCAACGCTATCCGCATCTGCCTTATCAATTCCAGGCCAGCGAAAACGGCCTGCCGATGATTGAAACGGCGGCGGGGCTGCTGAACCCGGTGCGCGTTTCTGCGGACATCCTCAAAGCACTGGCGGCGCGGGCAACTGAAGCCCTGGCAGGCGAGCTGGATGGTGTGGTTATCACCGTTCCGGCGTACTTTGACGATGCCCAGCGTCAGGGCACCAAAGATGCGGCGCGCCTGGCGGGGCTGCATGTTCTGCGCTTGCTTAACGAACCGACCGCTGCGGCTATCGCCTACGGGCTGGATTCCGGTCAGGAAGGCGTGATCGCCGTTTATGACCTCGGTGGCGGGACGTTTGATATTTCCATTCTGCGCTTAAGTCGCGGCGTGTTTGAAGTGCTGGCGACCGGCGGTGATTCCGCGCTCGGCGGCGATGATTTCGACCATCTGCTGGCGGATTACATTCGCGAGCAGGCGGGCATTCCTGATCGTAGCGATAACCGCGTTCAGCGTGAACTGCTGGATGCCGCCATTGCTGCCAAAATCGCGCTGAGCGATGCGGATTCTGTGACCGTTAACGTCGCTGGCTGGCAGGGCGAAATCAGCCGTGAACAATTCAACGAACTGATCGCACCGCTGGTTAAACGGACCTTACTGGCCTGTCGTCGCGCGTTGAAAGACGCGGGTGTTGAGGCTGATGAAGTCCTGGAAGTGGTGATGGTTGGCGGTTCTACCCGTGTGCCGCTGGTGCGTGAACGGGTAGGTGAATTTTTCGGTCGTCCGCCGCTGACTTCCATCGATCCGGATAAAGTCGTCGCTATTGGCGCGGCAATTCAGGCGGATATTCTGGTGGGTAACAAGCCGGACAGCGAAATGCTGTTGCTGGATGTGATCCCGCTGTCGCTGGGCCTCGAGACCATGGGCGGCCTGGTGGAGAAAGTTATCCCGCGTAATACCACGATTCCGGTGGCCCGCGCCCAGGATTTCACCACCTTTAAAGATGGTCAGACGGCGATGTCTATCCATGTAATGCAGGGTGAGCGCGAACTGGTGCAGGACTGCCGCTCGCTGGCGCGTTTTGCGCTGCGTGGTATTCCGGCGCTACCGGCTGGCGGCGCGCATATTCGTGTGACTTTCCAGGTCGATGCCGACGGTCTTTTGAGCGTGACGGCGATGGAGAAATCCACCGGCGTTGAGGCGTCCATTCAGGTCAAACCGTCTTATGGTCTGACCGACAGCGAAATCGCCTCGATGATCAAAGACTCAATGAGCTATGCCGAGCAGGACGTAAAAGCCCGTATGCTGGCAGAACAAAAAGTAGAAGCGGCGCGTGTGCTGGAAAGTTTGCATGGCGCGCTGGCTGCTGATGCCGCGCTGTTAAGTGCCGCAGAGCGTCAGGTTATTGACGATGCTGCCGCTCACCTGAGTGAAGTGGCGCAGGGCGATGATGTTGATGCCATTGAACAAGCGATTAAAAACGTAGACAAACAAACCCAGGATTTCGCCGCTCGCCGCATGGACCAGTCGGTTCGTCGTGCGCTGAAAGGCCATTCCGTGGACGAGGTTTAA